Proteins from a genomic interval of Patescibacteria group bacterium:
- a CDS encoding GIY-YIG nuclease family protein, protein MYFVYLLKLVNRKIYTGSTPDIKHRIKEHKLGKCKATKDFRPVKLIWCCIFPKRLQARRFENYLKTGSGQAFRNKRLICN, encoded by the coding sequence ATGTATTTTGTTTATTTGCTAAAATTAGTAAATAGAAAAATTTATACTGGATCAACTCCTGACATCAAACATAGAATTAAAGAACATAAACTAGGAAAATGTAAAGCGACAAAAGACTTTCGTCCAGTAAAATTAATTTGGTGCTGTATTTTTCCTAAGAGACTTCAAGCAAGACGCTTTGAAAATTATTTAAAAACTGGATCAGGCCAAGCATTCCGAAATAAAAGACTGATTTGCAACTAA
- a CDS encoding pilin gives MQTKKTFLLKLSIACLLCLVLFFGSFGFAGAEEQAAGHEESGNGISNPLQCDSVQECIGNFIQTLLGVVGSLALVMFIYGGFMWMLSGGNEQRIKKGKDILVWSTLGLLIIFTSYAILTFVFKAFVGAK, from the coding sequence ATGCAAACCAAAAAAACCTTTTTATTAAAATTATCCATTGCTTGCCTTCTCTGCCTCGTCCTCTTTTTCGGAAGTTTTGGTTTTGCGGGGGCAGAGGAGCAGGCCGCAGGACACGAAGAATCGGGGAATGGGATCTCAAATCCCCTGCAATGCGATTCAGTTCAGGAATGTATTGGTAATTTTATTCAAACCTTGTTAGGTGTTGTGGGCTCATTAGCTTTAGTAATGTTTATTTATGGCGGATTTATGTGGATGCTTTCCGGCGGGAATGAGCAAAGAATAAAAAAAGGCAAAGATATTTTGGTCTGGTCAACTTTGGGATTGTTAATTATTTTTACTAGTTATGCGATTTTGACATTCGTGTTTAAGGCTTTTGTGGGGGCAAAATAG